GGGAATAAATGTCTTTGTCTCTATTGCTCCTTTCCTGATGAGGGATAAACTTCCTGATAGGCTACAAAACTCTTTAAGCCTAAAGAGTAGGCTGTCAATGCGACAGGCGTGCTGAATAAAGGAGGCTTATCCACGAAGATGGTGTAACCCTCCCTCAGGACAATGACTATCCAAGATTCTGCTCCCTTCTCTTCCCAATGCTCCCAGAAGAGAATGAGCCTGGCTCCTACATGAGTACGGAGGACATTGTCCTCACTTCCGAGAGGAAGATCTAGAGGCAGACTTCTTAATGGTGCATGGCATGAAACAGACGTTAGGCCTTGGTCTGGCGTGAGCCCTTTGCCTGCCACTCCGAAACAGATGCGTCTGTAGATGTGTTACTGTCCTGGAACCAAAAGAGCCCTCTCCTTCGGGTGTCTAGAGGATTGGGCCAAAGGATCTTGGGTACTCTTATTTTGGAGATCAGAGGTGATACTAAGAACTGCAGCTTGCGAAAATAGATGACGACAATCTAAGGGAGAACACAAGAACGCCAATCTTTGCAAGGGAGTGACTCCCTTAGAAGTGAATCAGCACCAAAGCTCTCTTTCTTCAGTATTCCCAAAGCATAAAGGGAAGTGAATTCTTGGGAGCCATCCCTGATACCCCTGTCAATACAAAAAAGAACTCCAAGCCAGTCTGTAGAAGAatcctgggcaaaacagtgcagTCTCTAACCTAAAGTGCCAGAGCACCCACTGACCAATCCAGAAAGCTCATAACTTCACCCACTAACCAATCCAAGAAGCTCATAACTTCAAACACTTTAAACAAGTTTTTCAAGAGATGAGCCAGCTCCAATGTGGAGAACATGATCTTTGCTGACGTTAACGATGATCTTCTGGCCGAATCTATCAACCCTGAAGTCCTCccgggaggaggcagaaactcacaaggaaggagcttcccctgtgGCGTACGACTGTATCTACCCCGAGATAGACTGGGAGGAAAACTGAAAGCAGATCTTCCTTGGTCCCTTTTCTCTGCTGGCCATCCTTCCACTTCATTTAAAGCCTTCTTCGCCGAAGAAGAAAGTACCTATCTATGCAGGAACAACTGAGTGAGCATACATACCCTTCTCAACGATCAAGCCACCAGGCTAAGCACTCTCATTTTTATCTGCACACCTAAATCTTTTGATGATACTTCTGGtttaaatacatttaataatCTTTACAGGTGGAAACTGTCCAATATTCCTATAAAATCACTTTTCAAAGTCATGTACACGTGTGATGTCTGAAGCGTACCGTACCATGAAAATTATTTCACAGGACCTGTTTTGGGTGACCATTTCGTCTTACCATCTTCCCTTTGAGAAGTCTAGCAGGAATGCGGGTAAGAAGACTATAAGAGGGCAGACTCTGCTTGCAAGCCTACATAACCAACATTAAGTTCCATCTGTGTGAATCATTACTTGAAATTTCTTTCATCATAGCAGCGATTCAAAGATAAATTTTGCTGAAGGACATCTACATCTTCAATTAAAGGAGCTTGAACCCCATGAGAGTAAGGAGCAGCCGCTTGATTGCTAGTAGCAGAAGGAATACAGGATGCTGGAGGACTATCTTGAATAGAATCCTCAATAATCCTATCCTCTTCTACACTAGCCATACACCAGACTTCACAAAACTTCCACGTTTTCTAAATTACAAGACTGGGCGAAACAATCCTCAGTGGGTGTGGCCATCATACTTTAACTGAAGGCAATCTTTGCTCCACAAGTCATAACTGAATTCTGATGACGACACTGCCACTAACAACAATAATTAAGACCACCATATACCCCAGGTGTGAAATTCCTTGGCACCTTGCTGAGAAAAGATCCTCTCGTCACGATAAAAAAGTAGAATAATTGTTAAGTGGGGAAACTCACTTGAACCACCATAAAGTGAGAGGGTAGAAAGTGGACAAGCTACTAATCCAGAGGTGAAagtgtgaatttttttctttgcagcaaCAGTTTCGTTACACCTTAACGAATGTTTTGGTTTTAATAAAATTGTAAGGATTGTACTTTATACtccatataaaaactttataagCTAGTGACTTCAAAATTTAACGTGCTGAAAGAACATACCTAAACCACagaaagtatataaaaactgaatgaatCCCTGTATTATTCAAATGATAATACTAGCACATACCCTTCATTTCAGTCAATAAATTCCAGGGAAAAATCATTAGCATAAACCCTTGGTAAAAAATTCCAATCTTATTTCATACTATTATAAAATGCCAGTACATACTTTGAAAGGTCTTCACAATTCTGCTTGGCAGCCTGAACCCTTGTATTTTCAACTTTCACATCTTTGATACTGTAGAATAACTTGGCACTGACTTATTTCCTACTGATATAGGGAAGAAATACCAGTAAATCAAGCTTTCTGAGGACTGCTAATTCAATGTATGTCCCCATCATCCACCAATGATGAACTTCCAGAAACGTGTAGGGTCCCAGGTGGACCCCACACACCGTCACCTCACCCGGCTCGCTAATCTCTTCACAACATCTTCAGGCACAAAACATGCGGACACAAGAAAGGCAGCATACATCACACACGTTCTGTACATTTATATCCAATCATATTACAGTCATGTTAAatgtaccatagcttcagtcatgccttgtatatcaatttatatgtatattcatctgtcaacaaacacaaatgattgtgtggtgacctccGTTTTCATTCGCCTAGTGTCAGACGCTACATTTCCGCTCTCAAGAGTgactgacctgtctgtttgttgtctcaATAAATTTGTAAGTTTGTAGATACTGactcttactcatgccttcgctACATTGATGACCAAGGAGATGACCTACCCAGCCAACCCCAACTACGCCAGCCTCTCCAGCGAGATCATCGTTGCCACCTCCATATGTCTACCTCCATTCACTCCCCTgaacccagaagcttggttcttcaagGCGAAACAATCTTCCAACCgaagaaaatcacctcctcaATATGCAAAGCAGATGCTATCCTCGATTTCCTGCCAGACGACATTTTCAAGCAAGTCGCAGGATGGCTTGCAGAACTTCAAAAACCCGTTACCTACGAATTGCCGAAGGACCAGCTGaaatccttcagcatgccacccacccAAAGAGACAAGAAATTCCTCAATTGTCAGGCCACCCACAGGAGACAAGCAGCCATCACATGTCTACAAACAGTTGTGGCGGCTCATCAAGCTACCAGACACAGACGGCCGACCTGAGTCATCCCTAGACCTTGTGCGAGAGGTACTCCTCACAAGATTAACCCGCCAAACAGTGGCAGCCATGCCCAATGCCTCCACCATAACAATCGAAGAATTCCTGAAGTTGGTTGACGCAGTGCACATGGCCCACAAGACAGTGGAGTGCACACagccaccaacagcagcagcagcagcatcacaaCAGGCCCAACAGTCAACTGACACACAATCCAACAGCGACACAGAGGGACAGCCACCACCATCCACAAACGAAACTTCCTCCCCAAGCAATTCATCAAAAAggaagaccagacagaagaaagacaaaCCACACGAGGAGATGTGCTACTTCCACTGGAGATTCAGGAAAAAGCCGGCAAATGTGACCAAGgctgcctgttttcaaaaaaTATGCAAGAAGGTCACACCTGCAATCCATCCAACTAAACATCAGTTGTGAGCACACTGGTTGCCTTTTAAGAGAAACTGTGCCTGCCCACTGCTGTCTTTCTTCCTGGTACAGCATGTCAGACACAGAACTCCTAAACCCCAATTCACCTACCAACCTGAACATATCCACAGCAGGTGGAGCACCACTGAAGATGTACAGGAGGCGGATATGAACGTGTCATTCAATaggaaagactacagttggaccttcatcacGGCAGATGTGACGATAGCACTGTTagaggagcagacttcctaacagCACACAACCTGCTAGTGGATGTAGCATGAAAACAACTGGAAACAACTATGACATATCATCAGTAGCCAATTAGACAAACTGCCACAGCACCGTCACTGCAGCAGCAGAAACGACAAATATGCCCCATCGCAGCAGCCCCTGTCCCTTCCACCGGAAATTTGACAACTTCTACAAGACTACCAAGAGGTCTTCAAAAACCACCTGCAGTACGACTTAtccaaaccagcaaaacacaacatcTAGCACCATATAGAAACCACAAGCCACCTGATCCACTCACGTTTCAGATGTTTAGCCCCCAAGAAGCTCGCCTACACCAAACAAGTGTTCAAAGAGATGGAGAACGCAAGAATATTCCAGAGCCCCAGCCCATGCACAATcctcccccttcacatggtaccaGAGCCCCATGGAACATGGTGCCCGAGAGGAGACTACTGGTGACTAAACGTCAAAACACAGCCAGACAGATACCCGTTGCCAAACACAGACATAAACCGGATGAAcgagcaaagatcttcaccaaaatacACCTCtggcacctacacattcaactacagctgttttggCCTCTGCAACTCaagggcaaccttccaaagacttgTGTATGAACTGCTTGGCAACCTCCCATTCTGCGTGGTCTACGTTGACGATATCCTCATATTTAGTCCCAACCTCAAGCAGCACCTTAAAGATGTCAAAAAAGTCCTGCAAATACTCAGACAAAAGGACTAACAGTAAGGGAAGACAAAtgcaaatgggcaaagaaaacgATGGAATTTCTGGGACATCAAGTAAGCCCAGAGGGCATAAAAACCCtatcagaaaaagtaaaagcaatcaccAGCTTcccaaaacaacaataattaaagcAGTAcaaagaattttcaggactaatcaaCTATTATTATAGATTTATCCGTAACATTGCTCAAATTATGAGCCCAATACATCAAGGCCTACAAGGAAACCAGAAAAAGTTAAATTTGTCAGATTTCTTTTAGCAAAACAAGTGTTAACCTCTGCAACCACATAAATTTTTCCTCTACCCCACAGGTCCCTCATGTTGACAACAGACTTAACACAGAGATGGGTGCCGTACTAGAGCAGGACAATGATGGTCGTCATCCACTGGTGTCCTTCAGCAAGAAGCTAACGACAGGGGTACAGAAATACTCCGCTTTCAACAGGGACCTTCCAGCAGTCTACAAAGCTGTCTGCCACTTCCGCCACAAGCTTGAGGGACGACATCGTGCAAACAGATcatcaacccttggtgcacgcCTTCACAAAGTCAGCAGAAATAATGGTCAGCATGGCAACAGCAGCACCTGTCAGAAATAGCTGAATAcccctgcaccatcaaatacttgAAGGGTTCAGCAAGCACTCTGGCAGAGACACACTACTAAGAAACTGCGTCAACACCATCCAGGCCGGGATAGCCTATCCCAAAATACCAGAAGCACAGAGAGACGGCGAGGACCTACAGCAAATGCAGTGGGACAACCCCGCCCTTACATGAAGCAACCTGTCAATATACAGTGGAGTGATGACCATCGCCTACGAAATGAGTGCTGGACACCCTCACCCCTACCTGACAGAAGGATTCAGATGAAAAGCCTTCACACTagcccacaacctgtcccacccatcaggctggTCAACTGCCCGAATCATAGCAgagtggtacatctggtggggaatgaaaaaggacataaaaaactggatGAGAGAATGCATCCCATGTCAGACGTCAAAAATCAAAAGGGACATGGAGAGTGGGATAGGAGAGTTCTACACAACACACCGCCGACTCGCCCACATCCAGGGGGTGCAGATACCTTTCACCATCAacaacagaaataccaggtggcccaACCCATTCCCGATAGAGCAACAGATGGCGGAAAGCTGTATGAAAGCCTCATCGGATGGGTCAGCAGGCATAGGGTCCCGCAGATCATCACGAGTGACAGGGGAGCCAAATTCATGTTTGACCTGTGGAACACCCTCGCAGACAGTTTGAGGACAAAGATAACACACACGATGGCCTACGATCCAGAAGCTAACAGCATCATCGAAAAGCTACACAGGttgttgaaagcatcactcacagccagatgtcaaggcgggagctggagaaaggagttactGTGGTTCTTACTGGGCCTCCGAACGACTGCATGCAGCATTCAacacatctccagcagaagtcctatACAGCCAAGCACTAATATTGCCAGCAGATGTCTTTCAAGATCAAACGAGCCCAACATCTCCATCCGACACCCAAAAAGTGGTAAAACGGATAACGCCAGTCAATATGGCCTACCATGCGACCAGAAAAGTGTACATCCCTGACGAGATGTAGAATACAAATTATGCATTCATacagtagatacacacacaccaacCCCCATCTCCCCAGCCTGCTCGGGACCATACCACATCATCCTGAGACGAAACAAAGCCTACAAGATGACAGTGGACAACAGGACAAAGTGGGTCTCCATCAACCACCTAAAGCCAGCATACTTCCCCGACACCGGCCTACAACCATAGGCCTCTccaagggggggggggttcctgTGGGGTTGCTTACGGACCCCACACAGCACCATCTCACCTGGCTCACTAATCTCCTCACATATTCATCTCTGCCCACAAAACACATGGACACAACAAACAGCATACATCACACACCTTTTGTACATACagtgtatctccattcatattatttaatGCTGCATGTATCTTTATTACCAtacgcattacaatgtcagcactTCAGCCTtatgtaccatagcttcagtcataccttgtatatcaatttatatgtatatatattcatctgtcaacaaacacaaatgattgtgtggtgacctctgttttcgtttGCCTGATGTCAGGCCCCACATTTCCACTAGCAAGaattattgacctgtctgtttgttgtctgaataaactACTGTGGACGCTGactcttactcatgccttcgctACGCATGCAAGAGTGATTTCATCCTGAAGGCAAATCAATTTCACTTCAAGGAAAGGAAGTAACTCGACAGTAAAGTGTACGCAATCATAATTCAAAAGTTATGGCCAAGATTATGGATACAATCTAAAATATCTGGACCAACAAACTCACCTCTGGACATCTATGCATAATGGTCTACTTTGGTGCAAACAGTAAATCTGACTGCCAGCCAGGGACAAACTTCCTCTTAAACTACCTTTTATCCTCTTAACTACCTTTTATTATTCTGATCATGAGTCTGGAGTTGCTCCAAAGCACTTACAATCCAATGACTTCACTACAAGCAGTTACTGACAAGGAATTTAATTACATATATCAAACAAGTCAATTACCCTTTAACAAAACAGGTCTAAATCATAACAACGTACCTTCTTGTTTCCTACGAGGATAATGGGGACATTAGGACAAAAGTGTTTAACCTCAGGAGTCCATTTTTCTGGAATATTTTCTAATGAATCAGGGGAATCAATTGAAAAGCACatcaaaataacatcagtatcaggATAGGATAGGGGCCTTAGTCTATCATAGTCTTCCTGTCCTGCTGTATCCCATAGCGCTAGTTCAACCTGTAAACCAAGAAAATTTGTAAGTACATTTTCCAACTCCTAACTCATTTGTGTAAACACTTACCCTGAGACTTGGATGATTTCTCTCCCTAGGAACATGTGTCATCAGGAGGGTGAGCACATGAAGCTGTAAAAATGCACTTAAGCAGCAAGGTAAAACAACCCAAAAAATGACTGCTGCCCtaggtttgaaaaatatttcattgcaatGTTACGCCCCATACACTATTATttcaacagtaataaaattatgaaaatataccaCTTAAAATTTGAATTCCAATTAAATGATAAAGTTTAAATTGAtgggaaaagatttttttccccGAAGAgtgaacagaaatatatataaaacacttactTGTTTACCATCAACTTCAATGTCAGCtacataattttcaaatacagttgGAACATAAACTTCAGGAAACTGATCTTTGGAGAAAACTATGAGGAGACAAGTTTTTCCACAAGCTCCATCCCCTACAATGACTAATTTTTTCCGTATGGCCGCCATGAattctgaaattaaataatattgatgatatatACATTTGGGAGAAAAAATTATGGAGGTTCTGGGCTGAACCTTTACATCAAGTTTTGTAATCTAAACCTATACTTTAAAGTTTCATTGTAATTCCAATATTATCAGGTAGTTTAAACAGGCTGAGTCAAAATAATTACCTATTAGTGTCTGataattgaaattttgtttactAAATCATACTTACACATGACCAACTTATACTGGACATAAAACCATATGTACTAGTTCAGAttaagaagaaagatgaaaaaaatccaTGGATATGCCTATTATACAATGCATCACCAACTTAGGGCGGATTCGATCTTACGGGACTTTTTCAGCACCATTAACGGCATTTTACAGCGCTGTTGATGTCGCTAATGGCAAGAACAGGCATCAAGTTAatggcgctgtaacttgatgcaacatcaggTTATGGCGCTGATAACAGCAAAACACCAACTTACAGCGCGGCGCTGGAACGGATCCCCCGCGTAAGTCAAGGACCTACTGTAATATGTTTCAGACTCAAGTCCCTATACTTTATTTCATTGGGGTCCCTGTTATCATTCTTGACagaaatgggaccctgggctatATGTCCTGCATGAAAGTTGATAACATTTTTTAGCTCCTGACTCATTTGTGTAGACACTTATCCTAAGACTCGAATGATTTCTCTCCCTAGGAACCTGCATGTCATCTGAAGGGTGAGCACATGAAGCTGTAACAATAAACTTAAGCAGCAAAGTAACAAACCAAAAACAATAACTGCTGCCCTAAGTTTGACAATTATCATGACATCTGGCATGGAGAGTAAATATGAATGCCCTCGAACCTTGACTGGGCAATAACCTCTAAATGACAGTCTTCATCCATGCCATATACACAAAAAGCCTGAACAAAAGGTCTTTTGATGCACCCTTCACGGGTAaaggtaaattttatttaaaaggggGGTGACCAAAATGTCCCAACTATGTACTACTTTTCCGAGTATAAATATTGAAGGTTCCTAAGTTGACAAGATGAAACTGGAGATCGTAAAAGGTCTGAGATAAAAGGTTAAATTGTATTCATAGGTCtgaaattcatgtaaaaattatCTCCCAAAGGGTAAATTTTCCTTCCAGTCTAAATTCAAACTTGGACCTCTTGCCCTTGCACAGATCTTGGGTCAAGAGAGCACAATCATTTGAACAAACATAACCTGACATGTAGATAAGATAGGTACTAGgttaatacaatatattttattgcGGTAACTCATTAACCTAGACAGACTGGTGCCAAATTATGCCAATTACCAAACCCAGTGAACACTTAAATCAGTGAAAAACAAGCAggcttatataaatacataaggtGGCAATGGCATACAGTAAagacccccgtattcgtggggatgcgtactgcaaccgccccccaccccaccagcGAAAATCCGCAAACttaacacccctctaaaaacacttagaagtgcctattttgaaagtttaaacacaaataaaccctctaaaaattcttatacctgagcatttcaatagttttatcccaaaaagtgcatttagtcatgaaaatgatatgaaaatacagtaattagcgaatatttctcagtgaaaaataccgcgaatgggtgaattttccgtgaataatgggtaaatacgttccacagagaaatccgcgaatacgtgagttcGCAAATATTGggaccgtgaatacgggggggtttactgtatacgcCATCACATCTCAAGAGCCACGACCCAATGTAACCTCTACAGAATAGACACAGACCGAGCAACTtccaactgaaataaaatttgatattCGAAGACTGAATCACTTCTTACATAGCAATTCTTTGACCACTCTTTATCAACATCTGTAAACAAAAGGTGtccacattataaaaaaaaaaaaagcaaagctggGTGGCAGCTGCTACTCAAAAACATATATGGCATAAAGTACAACTTGCTTTTAGACTTTTTTATAACTGTATGTAGCTACTTCTAACTCCATAATTCTGACAGGTCTGGAAGGTtagtttttccaaaataaaaataaaatatctacctTGGAAattttccccccacccccttaaaaaaattgttttgcccATATCACTTGTGATGTACTCCCCAGCCATTTTGCTAAGGGTTGTAGCACCCAACCTTTTTTCAGATGACCCTGGTCATGCACCTACAGCCGTAACTTCTACACCACAATATATATTGTACAGATTGTAAATTACTCGCAGTtgccttcaaaataaaatacaatgattaATGTGTGTAAAAGAGAAGAGGTACCGTAAAGTTGGAAAAAAACAAGAGTAACCATCATTAAATACAATTCTAGTAATACAAATAacattgcctaccaaagcagttaaattaggtgcTGTTACAAATATACAAAGGTCTTTCACTTTTGTCTTTTCCCTAAGCAATGAAAGAGAGAGGTTTCCATTACAGCAAAGCCTACAAAGAAGAAAAGGCTTGAAATTCACTAATATGCTTTACCATTGCAAGagctaaaactaaaagaaagtgtCTGAAAAGTCTTAAGAGATACCTTATCCAAAGGGTCAAACTGAGGTAACGTTAAATCCTTGAGGACTATGTCCAAATTTCATTGTAAACCCTGGTGGGAAGAGTTGAAATTTCCAGctcaaaagattgaaaacctctCAAATTCAAATTATGAGCGATATTCCAGTTAGCCTGGCGTAGAAAGTGAAGACAAAGTAAAGAGACAGCCTTTGATTGCTGGGAAAGAAAAGTGCTTTGCATACCTAAGATACCAGAGAACTTCAGGGTATCTATGGTGGTAATGGTGCTGAATATCCCTCTGAACAAGCACCTAGATCAATAAACAGATCACGGTTATTGATACCTAGATCAATAAACAGATCACTGTTATTGATACAGTAACAGAGGAGGGCCTTTGAGACTTAAGGATTGCTTCCCTGGCCACTCCAGAAAGGCCTCTAGCTCATAACAGAAGGTTGACAATCTCCACATGGTCAGATGAAGCATGTGGACGTTTGATGAGATCTAAAATAAAACTGTCTGAAGAGACTTCCTGAATGGCAGAAGGCAAGGAACATATATCACCATGAAAGTTCAGAAAACCATTCCCTTAGAGGCCATCAAGGAGCTATCAAATTCATCCTTGTGTTCTGCACAGCTCACTACTTGTTGCATGTTTCctcaaaaataaagagaaaaagagtaatAGTCTAAATTCAATTAATCTTAAGGAAAGGCACTgactgcccatgcctgaggattgTTGCAAACAGATTGATATTTCGGTCTTCCCAAAGGTTCCACAATTTCTGGCAAACTTGTGAATGAGACTATTTTGAAAGAAGACCTTGCCCTTtcctgcagagccagtcttcaaTAACACTTTGTTACTGGGACAAAACAAGGTAAAGGAATGATGTTTCTGGACTCTGTACAAAGGAGAAAAAAGTTTCTTTGCTACCCTGACCAGATCACTCATTCTTTCTTTACTTCCTAACATAAGAATCTAGAAGTTGAACTGTCAGTAAAAGACTGCGATCATCTTGTCTCTGGTCAGAGTTCCTGAGGTCTAAAGGCAGACATGAGAAAattgtctatctatctctgtTAGGAAAAACCCAAAAAGAGTGGGTTGGCCTTCATCCCCAGATCAATCATTGATTGGATCTGAAAAGGCATAGATTTGTTGGCACTGAACAAAACGGCCAGCCCTGAGGCTAACACAGATCTCACACCTTCAAATTCAGCAGAAACAAACTGGCAAGAACTAACCAGCTGTCCAAATATAGAACTCTAGACCAAGCAGGTCACATCTTGCTGAGGATGCCAACACACAGGTGAATATTTGTAGTGCCATACTCAGACCAAAACAAAGAGCTTAGAATGGGAAGGCCTTTCCTTAGAAGACAAGGCATAGCTGCTTCAACTGACAGAAATCATGAATTTGCCCTTCTGAATGGCCACCAGGACTGAAATGAATACATCCatcaaaaaaggaataaaattaataaacttgaacttaaaaaaaaaaagttaaacctcGTTGACTAGATTAGAAGTGGCTAAATGGCCTCATTGCATAAGAACTGCATGATTTC
This DNA window, taken from Macrobrachium rosenbergii isolate ZJJX-2024 chromosome 36, ASM4041242v1, whole genome shotgun sequence, encodes the following:
- the Rho1 gene encoding ras-like GTP-binding protein Rho1 isoform X3, with the translated sequence MAAIRKKLVIVGDGACGKTCLLIVFSKDQFPEVYVPTVFENYVADIEVDGKQVELALWDTAGQEDYDRLRPLSYPDTDVILMCFSIDSPDSLENIPEKWTPEVKHFCPNVPIILVGNKKDLRNDATTIKELQKMKQEPVKPEEGRNMAEKINAFAYLECSAKTKEGVREVFETATKAALAVKKKKKRPCTLL
- the Rho1 gene encoding ras-like GTP-binding protein Rho1 isoform X1 translates to MANREINIRIPIPNLNAICCWSAEKTEFMAAIRKKLVIVGDGACGKTCLLIVFSKDQFPEVYVPTVFENYVADIEVDGKQVELALWDTAGQEDYDRLRPLSYPDTDVILMCFSIDSPDSLENIPEKWTPEVKHFCPNVPIILVGNKKDLRNDATTIKELQKMKQEPVKPEEGRNMAEKINAFAYLECSAKTKEGVREVFETATKAALAVKKKKKRPCTLL
- the Rho1 gene encoding ras-like GTP-binding protein Rho1 isoform X2 → MEFMAAIRKKLVIVGDGACGKTCLLIVFSKDQFPEVYVPTVFENYVADIEVDGKQVELALWDTAGQEDYDRLRPLSYPDTDVILMCFSIDSPDSLENIPEKWTPEVKHFCPNVPIILVGNKKDLRNDATTIKELQKMKQEPVKPEEGRNMAEKINAFAYLECSAKTKEGVREVFETATKAALAVKKKKKRPCTLL